A genome region from Candidatus Zixiibacteriota bacterium includes the following:
- the murG gene encoding undecaprenyldiphospho-muramoylpentapeptide beta-N-acetylglucosaminyltransferase, giving the protein MKQLRLIFAGGGTGGHLFPALAIANHLKKRIEPENRAEFRFIGTRRGIEFRLKDSLGYSLTLISVRGLYRKGVLRNLLFPLLLIGATIKSMFICWRFKPDAVIGTGGYVMGPVMMGAVFMRKGCFIQEQNSYPGLTTRQLAHRVDCVFLGFGEARKHLDGRAVTIETGNPVKDIIGKIDRNEARRHFGFNDNDHVILILGGSQGATSVNQNILDHLHELPNDFKLIWQTGERDYKEIAAAAGGRVGSRALFAFTDQIEQAYAAADLAIARSGALTLAELEAAGLPAVLIPYPHATADHQRKNAETFESKGAAVVIFDHELPEVSLIKGAVEIIRDGSWRKMKEAIDRIRTSRKKPAVEAIADEILSMIGWEGSRT; this is encoded by the coding sequence ATGAAACAATTGCGGCTTATATTTGCCGGGGGCGGCACTGGCGGTCATCTTTTTCCGGCTCTGGCCATTGCCAATCATCTGAAAAAAAGAATTGAGCCTGAAAACCGCGCCGAGTTCAGATTTATCGGCACCAGACGGGGAATCGAATTTCGTCTGAAAGACAGTCTCGGTTATTCCCTCACTTTAATATCGGTACGTGGTCTGTACCGCAAAGGTGTTCTGCGTAATCTTCTCTTTCCGCTTCTGTTAATCGGAGCCACGATCAAATCGATGTTTATCTGCTGGCGGTTTAAACCCGATGCCGTTATTGGAACCGGTGGTTATGTCATGGGTCCCGTTATGATGGGAGCGGTTTTTATGAGGAAGGGTTGCTTTATTCAGGAGCAAAATTCGTATCCCGGTCTGACCACCCGCCAGTTGGCTCATCGGGTCGATTGCGTTTTTCTCGGTTTCGGCGAGGCCCGCAAGCATCTGGACGGCCGGGCGGTAACAATTGAAACCGGGAATCCAGTCAAAGATATAATCGGGAAAATTGACCGGAATGAGGCGCGCAGGCATTTCGGTTTCAATGATAATGACCACGTGATTTTGATCCTGGGGGGAAGCCAGGGGGCGACCAGTGTCAACCAGAATATCTTAGATCACCTGCATGAACTTCCGAATGATTTCAAATTGATCTGGCAAACCGGCGAAAGGGACTATAAGGAAATAGCCGCGGCCGCGGGCGGCAGAGTTGGAAGCCGCGCCCTGTTCGCTTTTACAGATCAAATCGAGCAGGCCTATGCTGCCGCCGATCTGGCCATTGCCCGGTCCGGTGCCCTGACCCTGGCCGAACTCGAAGCGGCCGGACTTCCGGCAGTTCTGATTCCGTATCCCCACGCTACAGCCGATCATCAGCGCAAAAACGCCGAAACCTTTGAGTCCAAAGGTGCCGCCGTGGTGATATTCGACCATGAACTGCCCGAGGTCAGCCTGATAAAAGGTGCCGTGGAAATTATCCGTGATGGCAGCTGGCGGAAGATGAAGGAGGCCATCGATCGAATTCGCACGAGTCGAAAGAAACCGGCCGTCGAGGCCATTGCCGACGAAATATTATCAATGATCGGATGGGAAGGGAGTCGCACTTGA
- the ftsW gene encoding putative lipid II flippase FtsW, with the protein MDRKLLYSTVALIAIGMVMIYSSSSVMAESRFGSHFFFLKKQLIYLVMAGLIGWGITRIDLKKYAPYAIPALFLSLVMLAMVFIMPARNGSHRWLFLGPLTVQPSEIFKLVAIVYLAFSLSQKSRDITDLKQFLLPYAPLLGAGLILIILEPGLGSAITITLTVLIIFFLAGVRLFHLAVLILPLTAFVSFMVFILGYKKARVIDYMSAVTDPLNGSYQVKQAVLALGAGGIFGSGLGDGKQKLFFLPYPHTDFIFASIGEELGFIGLVGILILFYIVIRRGIQIALNQPDKFGFLLAIGITASLFIAVLINIGVVTSLLPTTGIPLPFLSYGGSALMVSVVSVAILLNLSRRKGIVVR; encoded by the coding sequence ATGGATCGGAAACTGCTTTACAGTACTGTCGCCTTGATTGCCATCGGCATGGTGATGATCTATTCATCATCATCGGTTATGGCGGAAAGCCGATTCGGCTCGCATTTCTTCTTTCTCAAGAAGCAGTTGATATACCTGGTCATGGCCGGTCTGATTGGATGGGGAATCACCCGGATCGATCTGAAAAAATATGCTCCCTATGCCATACCGGCTCTGTTTTTATCTCTGGTCATGCTGGCTATGGTGTTTATTATGCCGGCCCGGAATGGTTCACATCGCTGGCTGTTTCTGGGTCCGCTCACTGTCCAGCCCTCGGAAATTTTCAAACTGGTGGCGATCGTGTACCTGGCTTTTTCCCTTTCCCAGAAGAGCCGCGATATCACCGATCTGAAGCAATTTCTATTACCCTATGCACCTTTGCTGGGTGCAGGATTGATTCTGATTATCCTGGAACCCGGGCTTGGTTCGGCTATCACCATTACCCTGACGGTTCTGATCATATTTTTCCTGGCCGGGGTAAGGTTGTTCCATCTGGCAGTCCTTATTCTGCCCCTGACGGCCTTTGTCTCTTTCATGGTTTTTATTCTTGGCTACAAAAAGGCCCGGGTGATCGATTATATGTCGGCTGTCACCGATCCCCTGAATGGTTCCTACCAGGTCAAACAGGCGGTGCTGGCCCTTGGGGCCGGGGGAATTTTTGGATCCGGGCTGGGAGACGGCAAACAGAAATTATTTTTCCTGCCCTATCCTCATACGGATTTCATATTTGCTTCTATCGGTGAGGAACTCGGTTTTATCGGTCTGGTTGGCATTCTGATTCTTTTTTATATAGTCATACGGCGGGGAATTCAGATCGCCCTCAACCAGCCGGATAAGTTCGGCTTTCTGCTGGCGATCGGTATCACCGCCTCGCTTTTTATTGCCGTCCTGATCAATATCGGCGTTGTCACCTCGCTTCTCCCGACCACGGGGATACCTCTGCCGTTTTTATCCTATGGCGGATCGGCCCTGATGGTTTCGGTGGTCTCGGTGGCTATCCTGTTGAATCTTTCACGCCGGAAGGGGATAGTGGTGCGATGA
- a CDS encoding UDP-N-acetylmuramoyl-tripeptide--D-alanyl-D-alanine ligase, with protein sequence MDFKTLAKECRGELVNDRFAAAVFEGISIDSRTIKSSQLFTAIKGEHNDGHDYIDQVLGRNCGGLLVNNHYSAIAELKDRIPLVAVADTHRALMILAENYRSRIEADIIAVTGSNGKTTTKEYIYGMLKSRREKTYRSPGNLNNLYGLPLAIFGIPSDSRYGVFELGISIPGEMTRLAQMIKPDVALITNVGPTHLETLGTIAGVAEAKCGLIDRMPPDKPAVVNADDSVLVNAAGKRKHRLVTFGVKNRADFTARLAGVSSDGFPLVVIDGREIRLNLFGEHQVYNILAAYAVCRTLEVDLTPEDLNNVEYDFAPYRGQIENTHGLITIADCYNANPVSLESGLRSFKNYLGHGSLAGRRSVAVVGDMLELGPESPIYHAAIGNLLAELDFERVLAVGRLSVDMVQAATAAGFEKKKISHFDNTEQAGEALISDIKRGDILYFKASRGIGLEKILTLLKGTALRQN encoded by the coding sequence ATGGATTTTAAGACACTGGCAAAGGAATGCCGGGGGGAACTGGTTAACGACCGTTTTGCCGCGGCGGTATTCGAGGGTATCTCGATTGACAGCCGGACCATAAAATCATCGCAGCTGTTTACCGCCATCAAGGGCGAACATAATGATGGTCATGATTATATCGACCAGGTTCTCGGCCGGAACTGCGGCGGTCTTCTGGTAAATAATCATTACAGCGCTATTGCTGAATTGAAAGACCGTATTCCGCTGGTGGCGGTGGCTGACACTCATCGGGCCCTGATGATTCTAGCGGAAAACTATCGTTCCCGAATCGAAGCCGATATTATCGCCGTGACCGGCTCCAACGGTAAGACTACCACCAAGGAATATATTTATGGCATGCTGAAAAGCCGGCGGGAAAAAACTTATCGGTCGCCCGGTAACCTTAACAATCTGTACGGTCTTCCTCTGGCAATCTTCGGAATTCCTTCGGACAGTCGCTACGGTGTTTTTGAACTGGGGATATCCATTCCCGGCGAAATGACGCGACTGGCGCAGATGATTAAACCGGATGTTGCTCTGATCACCAATGTCGGCCCGACTCATCTGGAGACCCTGGGGACTATTGCCGGTGTGGCCGAGGCCAAATGCGGATTGATCGACCGCATGCCGCCCGATAAACCGGCTGTGGTCAATGCCGATGATTCGGTGCTGGTCAATGCGGCCGGTAAGCGGAAACATCGGCTGGTTACTTTCGGAGTAAAAAACCGCGCCGATTTCACCGCCCGGCTGGCCGGAGTATCTTCCGATGGTTTCCCGCTGGTGGTAATTGACGGGCGGGAGATTCGTTTGAATCTTTTCGGGGAGCATCAGGTGTATAATATCCTGGCCGCCTATGCTGTCTGCCGGACCCTTGAAGTGGATCTTACTCCCGAAGACCTGAATAATGTGGAGTATGATTTTGCCCCGTATCGGGGTCAGATTGAAAATACCCACGGTCTGATCACGATAGCCGATTGTTACAATGCCAACCCGGTTTCGCTGGAATCGGGACTTCGGTCATTCAAAAATTATCTCGGCCATGGTTCTCTGGCCGGTCGCCGGAGTGTGGCCGTGGTCGGCGATATGCTGGAACTCGGACCCGAATCGCCGATTTATCACGCCGCTATCGGCAATTTACTGGCCGAACTGGATTTCGAACGGGTGCTGGCGGTTGGGCGGTTGTCGGTTGATATGGTGCAGGCGGCGACGGCGGCCGGATTTGAAAAAAAGAAGATTTCGCATTTTGATAACACCGAACAGGCCGGAGAGGCTTTGATAAGTGATATTAAGAGGGGAGATATTCTGTACTTCAAAGCCTCTCGCGGCATCGGTCTGGAAAAAATATTAACCTTGCTGAAAGGGACAGCACTAAGGCAGAATTAA
- a CDS encoding phospho-N-acetylmuramoyl-pentapeptide-transferase, whose product MFYHLFTQLTPYVSGFNLFRYITFRTAFATITAILISLLLGSFFIRLLQKYQIKENIRVEGPKSHQSKQGTPTMGGLIVLVAIIIPTVLWADLTNYFILMILLVTFWLGLIGFMDDYLKAVKRQPKGMVGRKKLIGQISLGLVFGLVLTLLPPNASFDGTTEIPFFKNYILNLGILYIPFIIIVITSSSNAVNLTDGLDGLAIGLTGLCFVAFLGLVYVAGRADFSGYLQIEYVPGAGEMAIYCGAAVGAALGFLWFNSHPAGVFMGDTGSLALGGALGAIAILIKKELLLVIVGGVFVIETLSVIIQVLSYRYRGGKRIFKMAPIHHHFELLGWPESKVVVRFWIIGALFALLTISTLKIR is encoded by the coding sequence ATGTTTTACCATCTCTTCACCCAGCTCACGCCATACGTCTCGGGATTTAACCTGTTCCGTTATATCACCTTTCGGACGGCTTTTGCGACTATCACGGCCATTTTGATATCGCTTCTCCTGGGCTCTTTCTTTATTCGGCTGCTGCAGAAGTATCAGATCAAAGAGAACATCCGGGTTGAAGGCCCCAAAAGCCATCAGTCCAAGCAGGGAACGCCGACCATGGGCGGGTTGATTGTTCTGGTGGCCATAATAATACCCACCGTTCTCTGGGCCGATCTGACCAATTATTTTATTCTGATGATCCTGCTGGTCACCTTCTGGCTGGGCCTGATCGGATTTATGGATGATTATCTTAAAGCGGTCAAGCGGCAACCGAAAGGCATGGTGGGGCGGAAAAAACTGATCGGGCAGATTTCACTGGGCCTGGTGTTTGGTCTGGTTTTGACATTGTTGCCGCCCAATGCCAGTTTTGATGGCACCACCGAGATTCCCTTTTTCAAAAATTATATCCTCAACCTGGGTATTCTCTATATACCCTTTATCATCATCGTAATCACCAGTTCTTCCAATGCCGTCAATCTTACTGATGGTCTCGACGGTCTGGCGATTGGTCTAACGGGTCTTTGTTTTGTAGCTTTTCTGGGATTGGTTTATGTGGCCGGTCGGGCCGATTTCTCCGGGTATCTCCAGATCGAATATGTTCCCGGGGCGGGCGAGATGGCCATCTATTGCGGGGCGGCGGTCGGAGCGGCACTCGGTTTCCTCTGGTTTAATTCTCATCCGGCCGGAGTTTTCATGGGTGATACCGGTTCTCTGGCACTAGGCGGCGCCCTGGGTGCAATTGCGATTTTAATCAAGAAAGAATTGCTCCTGGTAATTGTCGGCGGGGTTTTCGTGATCGAAACCCTTTCGGTGATTATTCAGGTTTTATCATACAGGTATCGCGGAGGTAAACGAATTTTCAAGATGGCGCCGATTCACCATCATTTCGAGCTTCTCGGATGGCCGGAATCCAAGGTGGTGGTCAGGTTCTGGATTATCGGGGCGCTGTTTGCACTATTAACCATTTCAACTCTGAAGATAAGATGA
- a CDS encoding UDP-N-acetylmuramate--L-alanine ligase, protein MIFGKFKELFFVGIGGSGMSGIAEILHNLGYKISGSDIYPSEVTEHLQKLGITVYDRHQAANIGTANVVVISSAVKETNPEVVEAREKGVPVIKRAEMLGELMRLKYSIGISGTHGKTTTTSMVGKIMADAEFDPTVIVGGIVAGKGSGASLGAGDYLVAEADEFDRSFLSMFPTMAVITNIEPDHLDCYDGMDDLEQAFLTYMNRVPFYGQVLYNADDPILLKLRNRITRASVSFGLLPGADYQAAAITHREGGVTFEVIRKGDRLGRIILGVPGEHNVRNALTATAVAMELEVPFNTIAASLQEFRGVGRRFDIKKTVQNIMVVDDYAHHPTEIKATIRTARTSYNRRIIAIFQPHLFSRTQLFYREFAEALAEADICLLTDIYPAREEPIEGVTSEMISRYASTNGVENIWYIGPLENAVEQVLQVVRPGDMVITIGAGSITRINGQIVKELEHASF, encoded by the coding sequence ATGATATTTGGAAAATTCAAGGAGTTATTCTTTGTCGGGATCGGTGGTTCGGGAATGTCCGGTATCGCCGAAATCCTCCATAACCTGGGATATAAAATCAGCGGATCCGATATTTATCCCAGCGAAGTGACCGAGCATCTTCAAAAACTCGGGATCACCGTTTATGATCGACACCAGGCCGCCAATATCGGAACTGCCAATGTAGTGGTTATATCATCGGCTGTCAAAGAGACCAATCCCGAGGTTGTCGAGGCCCGGGAAAAAGGCGTTCCGGTTATTAAGCGGGCAGAGATGCTGGGAGAATTGATGCGCCTGAAATATTCGATCGGTATTTCCGGAACTCATGGTAAAACCACGACCACTTCAATGGTGGGGAAAATCATGGCCGATGCCGAGTTCGATCCGACTGTTATTGTCGGGGGAATTGTGGCCGGCAAAGGTTCCGGGGCATCGCTCGGGGCGGGTGATTATCTCGTGGCCGAGGCCGATGAATTCGACCGCTCGTTTTTATCCATGTTTCCTACCATGGCGGTGATTACTAATATTGAGCCCGATCATCTCGATTGTTACGATGGAATGGATGATCTGGAGCAGGCTTTTTTGACCTATATGAATCGTGTCCCGTTTTACGGACAGGTACTTTATAATGCCGATGATCCGATTTTGCTTAAACTCCGTAATCGCATCACCCGGGCCTCAGTCAGTTTCGGTCTGTTGCCGGGCGCCGATTACCAGGCCGCCGCTATAACGCATCGCGAGGGCGGTGTGACATTCGAAGTCATCAGAAAAGGAGATCGACTGGGCCGTATTATTCTGGGTGTTCCGGGCGAGCATAACGTCCGCAATGCTTTGACGGCGACCGCGGTGGCGATGGAACTTGAAGTTCCCTTCAATACCATCGCGGCCTCATTACAGGAATTCCGCGGGGTCGGGCGACGTTTCGATATTAAAAAGACCGTGCAGAATATCATGGTGGTCGATGATTATGCGCATCATCCCACTGAAATTAAAGCTACCATCAGGACTGCCCGGACTTCATATAATCGACGGATAATTGCCATCTTTCAGCCCCACCTGTTCAGCCGTACCCAGCTGTTTTACCGGGAATTCGCGGAAGCCCTGGCCGAGGCGGATATCTGTTTGCTGACGGATATATATCCAGCCCGCGAAGAACCAATTGAGGGAGTGACCTCGGAAATGATATCGCGCTACGCCTCGACCAACGGGGTCGAGAATATCTGGTATATCGGTCCTCTGGAAAATGCCGTGGAGCAGGTTTTGCAGGTGGTTCGACCCGGTGATATGGTCATCACCATCGGGGCCGGCAGTATTACCCGGATAAACGGGCAGATTGTGAAGGAACTGGAACATGCCTCATTTTAG
- the murD gene encoding UDP-N-acetylmuramoyl-L-alanine--D-glutamate ligase: MTIKERIKGRRVGIVGMARSGMAAARLVRRAGGTPFISDIKPPEKLESQIHELKTFNIQYETGGHTDHLLQADFIILSPGIPQETEIVGNIRQSGIPIFSEIELASWLCRGRIIAITGSNGKTTTTSLIGAILDTAGLENKVCGNIGYPFSDAVSDISENGYAVLEVSNFQLELIEEFTPHVAMILNITPDHLDRYENFDGYKKAKYRIAENQKPDDYLILNADDAVIDKDGIKTHAQRIYFAASRTLPTGVFKRGESLVGIVRNKTHDILKIDEIRIPGPHNLQNAAAAALATLLIGVSPIAIAEALRRFPGVEHRLEDVATVAGIRFVNDSKATNVDSVTYAIRSFDTPIYLIAGGRDKNGDFAPIIDFGREKIKGIILIGEARDKMFEALGKAFPIQFADSMNEAVKKAFEAASPGEVVLLSPACASFDMFDNFEHRGREFKSAVQGLKSNDRISQEVDRR; the protein is encoded by the coding sequence ATGACGATAAAAGAGCGAATTAAAGGTAGACGGGTCGGCATTGTCGGCATGGCCCGCTCGGGGATGGCGGCGGCCCGACTGGTACGCAGGGCCGGTGGCACGCCATTTATCTCCGATATCAAACCGCCGGAGAAGCTGGAAAGCCAGATTCATGAACTGAAGACCTTCAATATTCAGTATGAAACCGGCGGGCATACCGATCACCTATTGCAGGCGGATTTTATTATTCTCTCGCCAGGTATTCCGCAGGAAACCGAAATTGTCGGCAATATCCGTCAGTCCGGTATTCCCATTTTCTCTGAAATTGAACTGGCCTCATGGCTGTGCCGCGGAAGAATAATCGCTATTACCGGATCCAACGGCAAAACCACCACGACCAGCCTGATCGGCGCCATCCTCGATACCGCCGGTCTGGAAAATAAGGTTTGCGGGAATATTGGTTATCCTTTTTCCGACGCCGTTTCTGATATTTCGGAAAACGGTTATGCGGTTCTGGAAGTATCCAACTTCCAGTTGGAATTGATCGAGGAATTTACGCCGCATGTGGCCATGATTCTGAATATCACTCCCGATCATCTTGATCGTTATGAAAATTTCGATGGCTATAAGAAAGCCAAATACCGGATTGCGGAAAATCAAAAACCGGATGATTATCTGATTTTGAATGCCGATGATGCCGTGATCGACAAAGACGGTATCAAGACGCACGCCCAAAGAATTTATTTTGCCGCCTCACGAACCCTGCCGACCGGAGTCTTTAAGAGGGGAGAGTCGCTGGTCGGCATCGTGAGGAATAAAACCCACGATATATTAAAGATCGATGAAATCCGAATCCCCGGCCCGCACAACCTTCAGAATGCCGCGGCGGCGGCTCTGGCGACCCTGTTGATCGGAGTATCTCCGATCGCCATCGCCGAAGCGCTGAGACGATTCCCCGGTGTGGAACACCGGCTGGAGGATGTCGCCACGGTGGCCGGAATCAGGTTTGTCAATGATTCCAAGGCCACCAATGTCGATTCCGTAACCTACGCTATACGCTCCTTTGATACCCCGATTTACCTGATTGCCGGGGGGCGTGATAAAAACGGGGATTTCGCTCCGATCATCGATTTCGGTCGCGAAAAGATTAAAGGAATAATCCTGATCGGTGAGGCGCGGGATAAAATGTTCGAGGCGCTGGGCAAGGCCTTCCCCATCCAGTTCGCGGACAGCATGAACGAGGCGGTCAAAAAGGCTTTCGAGGCGGCTTCGCCCGGTGAGGTGGTCCTGCTGTCACCGGCCTGCGCCAGTTTCGATATGTTCGATAATTTCGAGCATCGCGGCCGAGAGTTTAAAAGCGCCGTGCAGGGCTTGAAAAGTAATGATCGTATTTCACAGGAAGTGGATCGCAGGTAA